A single window of Ornithorhynchus anatinus isolate Pmale09 chromosome 3, mOrnAna1.pri.v4, whole genome shotgun sequence DNA harbors:
- the TCP11L1 gene encoding T-complex protein 11-like protein 1, producing MSQNPDNPDSSGGGKSSGSERIPEDRVGNSDESMRKRIRQSTPKPHQDLLPQSSPPRFVSVEELLETAKGVTNMALAHEIVVNGDFQIKPTDLPEDSLEKRVREIVHKAFWDHLSVQLSENPPTYDHAIKLVGEIKETLLSFLLPGHTRLRNQISEVLDLDLIKQQAENGALDISRLAEFIIGMMGTLCAPARDEEIKKLNDIKEIVPLFRAIFSVLDLMKVDMANFAVSSIRPHLMQQSVEYERKKFQELFEKQPNSLDFVTQWLQEAADDLARRLGRGARSAGGDAASPKDRSWLDPAAVQNHAYLQLLKWDHSQKPFPETVLMDQPRFQELQAELERLTLVGAVLLVTHNAAAPRLSGLPGFTGKLKAFIKVLLTEMHLCSGDTSEVLATVGEKVCLEVNSCLSQQGFAPFSTNKEIALKGQIQAVAHSDDPIHKLVESRIQAFLESYLASGYQKSLPAIPGGLGPVQKELEEIAIKYVRLVNYNKMVFGPYYDAILSKILNKEESRSLVRL from the exons ATGTCTCAGAATCCCGACAATCCAGATTCAAGTGGAGGAGGAAAATCAAGCGGTTCAGAGCGCATCCCCGAAGACCGAGTGGGCAACAGCGACGAGTCCATGCGGAAAAGGATAAGGCAGAGTACTCCAAAACCGCaccaggaccttctgcctcagT CCAGCCCGCCTCGGTTCGTGTCAGTGGAGGAGCTCCTGGAAACAGCCAAAGGAGTGACTAACATGGCCCTCGCCCATGAAATTGTAGTCAATGGAGACTTCCAGATAAAACCAACGGACCTGCCAGAAGACAG cttgGAGAAGCGAGTAAGGGAGATTGTCCACAAAGCCTTCTGGGATCATCTGAGTGTCCAGTTAAGTGAAAACCCACCAACCTATGACCATGCCATCAAGCTTGTGGGGGAGATCAAAGAG ACTCTCTTATCTTTCCTGCTCCCCGGTCACACGAGATTGAGAAACCAGATCTCCGAAGTCCTGGATCTGGATCTGATAAAGCAGCAGGCGGAGAATGGGGCCCTGGACATCTCACGGCTGGCCGAGTTCATCATTGGCATGATGGGGACCCTGTGTGCGCCGGCTCGAGACGAGGAAATTAAGAAGCTGAATGACATTAAGGAAATCGTGCCCCTCTTCAG GGCCATTTTTTCCGTGCTGGACCTGATGAAGGTGGACATGGCCAACTTCGCGGTCAGTAGCATCCGGCCGCATCTAATGCAGCAGTCGGTTGAGTACGAAAGGAAGAAATTTCAGGAACTTTTTGAGAAGCAACCAA ATTCCCTGGACTTCGTCACCCAGTGGCTACAGGAAGCCGCGGACGACCTCGCCCGCCGGCTGGGCCGAGGGGCCCGCTCGGCCGGGGGCGACGCTGCCTCCCCCAAGGACCGTTCTTGGCTGGACCCCGCTGCCGTCCAAAACCACGCCTATCTCCAGCTGCTCAAATGGGACCACAGCCAGAAGCCTTTCCCCGAG ACGGTTCTCATGGACCAACCTCGCTTCCAGGAGCTGCAGGCGGAGCTGGAGCGGCTCACCCTGGTGGGCGCCGTGCTGCTGGTCACCCACAACGCGGCCGCCCCCAGGCTCTCTGGCCTGCCGGGCTTCACCGGGAAGCTCAAGGCCTTTATAAAGGTGCTGCTGACAGAAATGCATCTCTG CTCCGGTGACACAAGTGAAGTTCTGGCCACCGTTGGGGAGAAGGTCTGCCTGGAAGTGAACAGCTGCCTCTCCCAGCAAGGATTCGCCCCTTTCAGCACCAACAAGGAGATCGCGCTCAAGGGCCAGATCCAGGCGGTCGCCCATTCCGACGACCCCATTCACAAGCTTGTGG AGTCTCGGATCCAGGCCTTCTTAGAGAGCTACCTAGCCTCGGGCTACCAGAAATCGTTGCCTGCGATTCCCGGAGGACTGGGGCCCgttcagaaggagctggaagaGATCGCGATCAAGTACGTGCGCCTGGTCAACTACAATAAGATGGTCTTCGGCCCTTACTATGACGCGATCCTCAGTAAAATACTCAACAAGGAAGAGTCCCGCTCCCTAGTGAGGCTGTAA